Part of the Zingiber officinale cultivar Zhangliang chromosome 8A, Zo_v1.1, whole genome shotgun sequence genome, ATTCCTGTACAGAGTTCTCTCCAATTGTtactgctttttttttttttcatgatgcAAGCACAAAAAACCCGCTCATCTTCCAGTGAACGCATACCCGTCCACATGGACGATCCAAATCTTCTCGCGAAGAACAAAGTCGAAACAGAgaaaacgagaagaagaagaagaagggaaaaaaaaaactactgaAGAATCAGAACTTACGCGAACGAAACGGGGGAGAAGTAAGCGAAGTAGTACCTCCATCCAGTGGAGGATGCGCAAGGAAGAGCTCCTCAGGAATTGAAAGCAGCGGCAGAGGAGAGTGGAGCGTGGGGTCCACCGGAAGAGGCAAATCGGCCGGACGAGGCGAAGGAAATCGTTAGCGGCGGTGCGCGTCGCCGTCAAACCCGCACCGGATTCCGCAGGGCGACGGCGAAGGAGATCGTCCAAGTAAGCGGAGATCGAACGCAACCTCCTGTTCCATTTCCATcggtttttctctttttctttagaAAAaccaattatttttattttacggttccacttttttttttaaaaaaataaaattaaaataatttagtagaaaaaaaattctcaataaaaaaaaaattgactataTACAGTCGCATATATATAGTCGCATATATACACTCGCAGAAACCGTCTCTCGCAAACCCAACCATTTGGAAGAATAGAAGAAGACGAAAGGAAACCTTTTTGTTACCTCCTTTGCAAGTTCTTGGATtacacattattgcaattctctCTACGATACATCCTTGTTCGAAATAACTGGATGGAAATCAATGTCTAGTCCATCCTGTTGGTGTCATTTTGCTAATGCACCAATAAATATGCAAGAACAAGCTATGCAAAAAGGTATTCATCCAGTAGAGAGTAATCCACCACTTGATCATATGAATACTCACCATTCAGCTCAGGGCAATCGTACCAATTACTTTCTTCGGCATATCGAAGAATCTCCGTGCCATCGAACCCCAAACTCTCAAAGCAACCAATCTTCTGAACTGAACATAGATGCAAATCCTCAGGCAAAGAATCATAAGTGAGAGGAAAGCATCCTTGGCTGTGTTTGTCGTCGATGTAACGGTCTTGTAGGCTCGTCGGTCCTTCAAGCTTACAAATTGCTCCGATGTCTTGAGCATTTGCTGTTCCTCGCTTCACTTGAAGAGATACTGAATCAATCTTGCATGTTGTTGGAGGTATGGCAGTTGAGTGCCCATTTCTGTAATCTGTTAGGAACAGATCTTTGGCATCCTCCGGGGCGAATGGCGGTAGAGTGGACGGATACTGACAGAAAGAAGTATCGAATTCTCGATCGACATTAGTTCCACCAAGTGAAGGCTTGTGCTTTGGGGACATCTTGTCATCGAAAGAAAGCAATACATCACTTGATGGGGCTTTCTTTGTTTCACCTACATGAACACTTGGAACAATTCCTTGAGTTTGGAAATTCTCGGTTTGGTTTGAGCAATTCAACTCATAGTTTCCTCTACTTTCACCGTTAGGCCCTTCGTTCTGCTTCTGTAATCGACTCAAGTAAAGGCGATATTTCTGCAATCGAAAATGATGTATCTTCAGAGATCCGCTACAAGTACTTTGATGCAAAGGTCACAATTGTTTGAAACTTGACAATGAAGATGAAGTATATAGTTAATTCGGTTTATAAACATAAGCATTTCCGGCGGGTATCGAATAGATCATACCTGAAGATGGCTTGCAACATTTTCTCTCGTGAGCCCGGGCACATTCATCAAATCGAGTATTTTCTTCGGACCGACTTCTGCAAGAACACTCAAGTAACTAATCATGGAACTACAAAAACCATCTGTAGCTTAGAGTACTCACTTTCgaatccaatttgattcacaGCATTTACAAACTTCTGATGAAGATCAACAGACCAAACTACTCTCGCTTTCTTCACCGTAGACGGATCGTTGAATTCGAGTTCAGTAAGCTCTTTACCGTCTAAGTCCTTTCGTTTCCGCGCGGGGCTCATCTCGGTCCTGGCTACAAATTGTCTGTCATCAGGGTCTTCAGATCCATAGCATAGAATGTTGAAATCCTCATGGATGCCATGAATTTCGATATCTTTCAGCTCGTGCATTTTCTTTCGGTAAACATGTTGCCATATATTTCTCAGCTCCTTCATTCTCACAGGTTTAAGAAGGTAATCACAAGCACCATGTTGAACACCTTTCATCACCCTACTCGTCTCCCCATCGATCGACATCACTGCATAGTTATCGAGAACATGGACATGAAAGGGTGTGGATTTTGAATGCTGAAAGAGCGGGAAATGGACAACTAACTTATCACAGGTAGATCCATTTCCAACCCGACGTGCTCGAGAAGCTTGAAGCCATCCATGTCGGGCATGTTCACATCGCTAATCACAATGTCGAACCGATCTCTCCTTCCTCGGAGCATGTCCAGAGCTTCTCTTGCTAAACTGCATGTGGTCACTGTAGTTGCAAGAAAGGAACACGAGCAAAAAACAGTTTACCAAAAATGACTTCCAAAGTTTGTGAATGAGAGATCATACCGAGAAGAAATTGAGCAATTAGTCGGAAAGTAAGGATCTAAGTGACTTCAATCTTGCAAATTATGTCGAGAAATAGTGAGAACATGACTTTTGATAGCACAAAGTAAACAGATTCGGCGATACAAACATCATATCTACTCTTTACTCAACATACTTTTCAACAAAGAGTTTGAACTACTATTTGGGA contains:
- the LOC122009423 gene encoding two-component response regulator ORR26-like isoform X2 is translated as MENSLHSSRAEAFPAGLRVLIVDDDPTWLKILEKMLRKCSYEVTTCSLAREALDMLRGRRDRFDIVISDVNMPDMDGFKLLEHVGLEMDLPVIMMSIDGETSRVMKGVQHGACDYLLKPVRMKELRNIWQHVYRKKMHELKDIEIHGIHEDFNILCYGSEDPDDRQFVARTEMSPARKRKDLDGKELTELEFNDPSTVKKARVVWSVDLHQKFVNAVNQIGFEIGPKKILDLMNVPGLTRENVASHLQKYRLYLSRLQKQNEGPNGESRGNYELNCSNQTENFQTQGIVPSVHVGETKKAPSSDVLLSFDDKMSPKHKPSLGGTNVDREFDTSFCQYPSTLPPFAPEDAKDLFLTDYRNGHSTAIPPTTCKIDSVSLQVKRGTANAQDIGAICKLEGPTSLQDRYIDDKHSQGCFPLTYDSLPEDLHLCSVQKIGCFESLGFDGTEILRYAEESNWYDCPELNGEYSYDQVVDYSLLDEYLFA
- the LOC122009423 gene encoding two-component response regulator ORR26-like isoform X1, with protein sequence MENSLHSSRAEAFPAGLRVLIVDDDPTWLKILEKMLRKCSYEVTTCSLAREALDMLRGRRDRFDIVISDVNMPDMDGFKLLEHVGLEMDLPVIMMSIDGETSRVMKGVQHGACDYLLKPVRMKELRNIWQHVYRKKMHELKDIEIHGIHEDFNILCYGSEDPDDRQFVARTEMSPARKRKDLDGKELTELEFNDPSTVKKARVVWSVDLHQKFVNAVNQIGFEKVGPKKILDLMNVPGLTRENVASHLQKYRLYLSRLQKQNEGPNGESRGNYELNCSNQTENFQTQGIVPSVHVGETKKAPSSDVLLSFDDKMSPKHKPSLGGTNVDREFDTSFCQYPSTLPPFAPEDAKDLFLTDYRNGHSTAIPPTTCKIDSVSLQVKRGTANAQDIGAICKLEGPTSLQDRYIDDKHSQGCFPLTYDSLPEDLHLCSVQKIGCFESLGFDGTEILRYAEESNWYDCPELNGEYSYDQVVDYSLLDEYLFA